The genomic interval CAATCAACACAGTTGTGATATTTTCAAATATATTAAGCCAGAACAACAACAACAGCAGCAACAAAGAAACTCCCAGCCGAACCAATGTCCGGCGCACCTGGTCCCTGGTTATATCCAGACCCTTCACGGCCAATTGACTATCTCGCAGGTCTTTCTCCAACAGCGACTCCAACTCTATTAAACCATCGTTTCCCGTATTTTTTTCCACATTGCCCATGTTTGATTTATCCTCCGCCAGAGGTGACATTCTCATTATAGCGGGAACGATCAACAGAGACAATGCGCTTTTACATCTTGCGCGGGAACCAGTACGATTGCGCTTGCGTATAGTGATTGGTAACGGAGGCACCCGATGTCAAAAAAACAGGATGACAGCAAGACCCGTCATGAAGAGTTCAAAGTCACCGGTGGTGAGATCATCGACCGCATCAAGGAACTGATCCACCAGGGCAATATCCGCCGCATCATCATAAAAAATGAAAACGGCGCCACCCTGATTGAAATCCCCCTCACCCTGGGATTGGTCGGGGCGGCCCTGCTGCCCGTGCTGGCGGCCGTCGGCGCCATCGGCGCGTTGGTGGCACGCATGACCATCGTGATCGAGAAGATCGTCGAGTGAATCTCTCTCACCCCGTTGGTGCCCATGTGTCCGCGGCCGGCGGTGTCAGCAACGCTCCCGAAAATGCGGCAGCCATCAAGGCCGAGGCTTTCGCCCTGTTTACCCGCAACCAGCGGCGCCGGCAATCTCCACCATTGACCGAAAAAGAAATCACTGCGTTCAATAGAGCCTGTTCACATTACGGATTCCCGCCGCACTTGATCCTTCCGCATGACAGTTACCTGATCAACCTGGCCAACCCGGAGCCTTCGGGATTGAAAAAATCCCGGGAGGCCTTTATCGATGAAATGCGACGCTGCCACGCCCTGGAGCTGGTCGCCCTCAATTTCCATCCGGGAAGCCACAAGGGCGAAAGCAGCGACAAGGAGGGCCTGAGGCTGATCGCTGAATCCATCAACCTGGCGTTGGCCGAAGTGCCCGGGGTGACGGCAGTGATCGAGAACACCGCCGGCCAGGGACACTCCCTGGGGCACCGCTTCGAACACCTGGCCGCTATTATAGAGCAGGTGACGGACTGTTCCCGGGTGGCTGTCTGCCTGGATACCTGCCACCTGTTCA from Candidatus Aminicenantes bacterium carries:
- a CDS encoding DUF4342 domain-containing protein, with protein sequence MSKKQDDSKTRHEEFKVTGGEIIDRIKELIHQGNIRRIIIKNENGATLIEIPLTLGLVGAALLPVLAAVGAIGALVARMTIVIEKIVE
- a CDS encoding deoxyribonuclease IV — its product is MNLSHPVGAHVSAAGGVSNAPENAAAIKAEAFALFTRNQRRRQSPPLTEKEITAFNRACSHYGFPPHLILPHDSYLINLANPEPSGLKKSREAFIDEMRRCHALELVALNFHPGSHKGESSDKEGLRLIAESINLALAEVPGVTAVIENTAGQGHSLGHRFEHLAAIIEQVTDCSRVAVCLDTCHLFTAGYDLRTETTYQDTMDEFDAIVGFEHLRGMHLNDVRSPLGSRVDRHASLGDGHLGWEPFRMIMRDPRTAGVPLILETPDPERWPEEIRILKGFRADA